The following proteins are co-located in the Euwallacea fornicatus isolate EFF26 chromosome 16, ASM4011564v1, whole genome shotgun sequence genome:
- the gfzf gene encoding glutathione S-transferase 1-1 produces MPITLYSVSDGPPSLAVQQCLKYLEIDYQLVNVNFGIGEHMTKEFEKKNPQKEIPVLDDDGFLLGESNAILQYLADKYPKNQTLYPKEVKERALVNHRLCFNLSTYYRYISEHVMAPIFFDYKRTPLSLKKTYIALENFNTYLENTGTKYAASDKITIADFQLVTATMCLEAINFDISPYHLVKQWYSTYKTEYPELWSLVDAGMKEISAFEKNPPDLSHMIHPIHPVRRN; encoded by the exons ATGCCGATTACTTTGTATTCCGTGTCGGACGGCCCACCTTCTTTGGCAGTGCAGCAATGCCTCAAATACCTTGAAATCGATTACCAACTAGTAAACGTAAATTTTGGTATTGGAGAACACATGACTAAGGAGTTTGAAAAG AAGAATCCCCAAAAAGAAATACCTGTGCTCGATGATGATGGTTTTCTTCTTGGAGAGAG CAACGCAATTCTCCAATATCTCGCAGACAAGTACCCCAAAAATCAAACTCTTTACCCCAAAGAAGTCAAAGAAAGGGCTCTGGTTAATCACAGACTCTGCTTTAACCTCTCTACTTACTACAGATACATTTCTGAACACGTT ATGGCCCCAATATTCTTCGATTACAAGAGAACGCCGCTCAGCTTGAAAAAGACTTACATCGCCCTGGAAAACTTCAATACTTACCTCGAGAACACCGGGACCAAATACGCAGCATCAG ACAAAATCACAATAGCAGACTTCCAACTGGTAACAGCCACCATGTGCTTGGAGGCCATAAACTTCGACATTTCCCCATACCACTTGGTCAAGCAGTGGTATTCCACCTATAAGACGGAATACCCAGAGTTGTGGAGTTTAGTTGACGCTGGTATGAAGGAAATTAGTgcctttgaaaaaaatccaccCGATTTGAGTCACATGATCCATCCGATACATCCGGTGAGGAGGAATTAG